The following proteins are co-located in the Planococcus plakortidis genome:
- a CDS encoding YpmS family protein, with the protein MKKWRFAFFLLLVLNLIAAIGFFLFITTPSDNFNAYQAESVPPPAGNTVVVNTTKSDFEGIANTYIADAMEGQPMPLRLSVTDNVSLSTELTVFGVTLPILLAFDPVVLSDGNLLLEQRSVEVGQLDIPPESALKLLRDSVDLPEFMEVLPKEEEVVLNLTEIPINGGVSVRATSFDLEDDDIRLLVTIQP; encoded by the coding sequence ATGAAGAAATGGCGCTTTGCATTCTTCTTGCTATTGGTGTTGAACCTTATTGCTGCTATCGGATTTTTCCTGTTCATCACGACACCATCCGATAATTTTAATGCTTATCAGGCAGAAAGCGTGCCGCCGCCTGCAGGCAATACAGTCGTCGTCAATACGACCAAATCCGATTTCGAAGGCATCGCGAATACCTATATCGCGGATGCGATGGAAGGGCAACCGATGCCGTTGCGTTTATCGGTCACCGATAACGTCAGCTTGTCTACCGAATTGACTGTATTCGGCGTGACCTTGCCGATCCTTTTGGCATTCGACCCGGTCGTGCTGTCGGATGGCAATTTGCTGTTGGAACAGCGTTCAGTTGAAGTCGGTCAGCTCGACATACCACCGGAATCAGCGTTAAAATTGCTTCGAGACTCCGTGGATCTTCCAGAATTTATGGAAGTACTGCCGAAAGAAGAGGAAGTCGTGTTGAATCTCACCGAAATTCCCATCAACGGCGGCGTTTCAGTACGCGCAACATCGTTCGATCTTGAAGACGACGACATCCGTCTTTTAGTAACGATCCAGCCATAA
- a CDS encoding YozE family protein has product MERPFYQFALKYRGKLVQDEYSRFAEAMFLDHSFPKTSKDFHEISQYIEEKAHPVLQASTFDRIWEEYEAG; this is encoded by the coding sequence ATGGAGCGCCCGTTTTATCAATTCGCACTGAAATACCGCGGCAAGCTCGTGCAAGATGAGTATTCCCGATTTGCCGAAGCGATGTTTTTGGATCACAGCTTCCCGAAAACGAGCAAGGATTTCCATGAAATCTCGCAATACATCGAAGAGAAGGCACATCCCGTTCTCCAAGCCTCCACATTCGACCGAATATGGGAAGAATACGAGGCCGGTTGA
- a CDS encoding undecaprenyldiphospho-muramoylpentapeptide beta-N-acetylglucosaminyltransferase, with product MENKTIILTGGGTAGHVSLNQAIIPELEKLGFRVEYIGSKEGIENELIRESHPEITYHAISSGKLRRYFSMKNFTDPFRVGAGLTQALNIIRKVKPAAIFSKGGFVSVPVAMAGRLAGVPVIIHESDVTPGLANKLAIPFADHIFTVFKETMGHVPKEKSTCTGSVIRSELLDGSAASGKELCHFDNNHKVLMVMGGSQGSALINEAVRENLDRLTKQFNIIHLCGKGNIDERLEGHEQYCQFEYVTHELPHLLHLTDLVVSRAGSNSIFEFLALKKPMLLIPLSKQKSRGDQILNANLFKSQGFAHVLEEEQLDAHSFLAAIEQLAAEEEQLIHAMTEAEPPKTAYEMAKLVAAHAK from the coding sequence ATGGAAAACAAGACAATCATATTGACAGGCGGCGGGACAGCCGGCCACGTCTCATTAAATCAGGCCATCATTCCGGAACTGGAAAAGCTCGGGTTCCGCGTTGAATATATCGGTTCCAAAGAAGGCATCGAAAATGAATTGATCCGCGAGTCGCATCCCGAAATTACATACCATGCCATTTCGAGCGGCAAATTGCGCCGCTATTTCTCGATGAAGAATTTCACGGATCCGTTCCGAGTGGGGGCAGGCTTGACGCAAGCCTTGAATATCATCCGCAAAGTGAAGCCGGCCGCCATCTTTTCAAAAGGCGGTTTCGTCTCGGTGCCGGTCGCGATGGCAGGGCGTTTGGCAGGAGTGCCTGTCATCATCCACGAGTCAGATGTCACACCGGGCCTTGCGAATAAATTGGCCATTCCCTTTGCGGATCACATCTTCACGGTCTTCAAGGAAACGATGGGCCATGTGCCGAAAGAGAAATCGACTTGCACGGGCTCGGTCATCCGCAGCGAACTGCTGGATGGTTCAGCCGCAAGCGGCAAGGAATTATGCCATTTCGACAATAACCATAAAGTCTTGATGGTCATGGGCGGCAGCCAAGGGTCGGCGCTCATCAATGAGGCGGTACGCGAAAACCTGGACCGCTTGACCAAGCAGTTCAACATCATCCACCTTTGTGGAAAAGGCAATATCGATGAACGCCTTGAAGGCCACGAACAGTATTGCCAGTTTGAATATGTAACGCATGAGTTGCCGCATCTATTGCATTTGACGGACCTCGTCGTCTCCCGTGCAGGCTCGAATTCGATATTTGAATTTCTTGCCTTGAAAAAGCCGATGCTGCTTATCCCCCTGTCGAAGCAAAAAAGCCGCGGCGACCAGATCCTGAATGCCAATTTGTTCAAATCCCAAGGCTTTGCCCATGTGCTCGAAGAAGAGCAATTGGATGCCCACAGCTTCTTGGCGGCGATTGAACAATTGGCAGCTGAAGAAGAGCAATTGATCCACGCAATGACAGAGGCAGAACCGCCGAAAACCGCCTACGAGATGGCGAAATTGGTGGCTGCCCACGCCAAATAA
- a CDS encoding MATE family efflux transporter: MYETRTTREKLKLLMKIVLPILITQVAMYMVTFFDIYMTARYGTEDLAGVSIGSSFWVPVYIGLAGILMSITPIVAQLMGAKKKDGVKDAVQQGIYLAVLLAAAVFGFFFFGIGWLLGFMDLEPAVNEVARRYIFAMSLGLIPLFAYNALRSYIDALGATRVTMFITLMSAPINVFFNYLLIFGNFGFPELGGPGAGMASAITYWLVLAIAAFIIHTNEPFKSFGIFRKWARPSLARWKEITGIGVPIGISIFAETSIFSAVTFMMSVYGTITIAAHQIALNFASLLYMLPLSISMGATILVGFEVGAKRASHAKQYSWLGVGAAVTLSVISSAILYFLREPIAQLYSSDPAVIGLAVQFLIFAALFQVSDAVQAPVQGALRGYKDVNITFIMALISYWVIGLPSGYLFATFTDLGAFGYWVGLIAGLTAGAITLSIRLLFIQKKLAAQ; encoded by the coding sequence ATGTACGAAACGAGAACGACTCGAGAAAAACTCAAATTGCTAATGAAAATCGTCCTGCCGATTCTCATCACCCAAGTCGCTATGTATATGGTGACTTTTTTCGATATTTACATGACCGCCCGATACGGGACCGAGGATCTGGCCGGCGTGTCGATCGGCTCCTCTTTTTGGGTTCCGGTGTATATCGGACTTGCCGGCATCCTCATGTCCATTACTCCAATTGTAGCACAATTGATGGGGGCCAAGAAAAAAGATGGCGTGAAAGACGCGGTGCAGCAAGGGATTTATTTGGCTGTCTTGCTCGCGGCTGCCGTCTTCGGCTTTTTCTTCTTCGGCATCGGCTGGCTGCTCGGGTTCATGGATCTTGAACCTGCTGTCAACGAGGTCGCGCGACGCTATATATTTGCGATGAGTCTGGGGTTAATCCCGCTCTTCGCCTATAACGCTCTGCGCTCGTATATCGACGCACTCGGTGCCACGCGCGTGACGATGTTCATCACCTTGATGTCGGCGCCGATCAATGTATTCTTCAACTACTTGTTGATTTTCGGCAACTTCGGTTTTCCTGAACTGGGCGGGCCGGGAGCCGGGATGGCATCGGCGATCACCTATTGGCTCGTGCTTGCGATTGCCGCATTCATCATCCATACGAACGAACCGTTCAAGTCATTTGGGATTTTCCGCAAGTGGGCCCGCCCTTCCTTGGCGCGTTGGAAAGAAATCACGGGGATCGGCGTGCCGATCGGCATTTCGATCTTCGCCGAAACGAGCATCTTTTCCGCGGTTACCTTCATGATGTCGGTATACGGGACGATCACCATCGCCGCCCACCAGATCGCCTTGAACTTCGCATCGCTGCTTTATATGCTGCCGCTCAGCATATCGATGGGCGCGACGATACTGGTAGGATTCGAAGTCGGGGCAAAACGCGCGTCCCATGCCAAGCAATACAGCTGGCTCGGGGTCGGGGCGGCGGTGACGCTCAGCGTCATCTCTTCCGCTATCCTTTATTTCCTGCGCGAACCGATCGCCCAGTTATATTCATCCGATCCCGCCGTTATCGGGCTCGCTGTCCAGTTCTTGATCTTCGCTGCTCTTTTCCAAGTGTCGGACGCTGTCCAAGCTCCGGTGCAAGGGGCGCTGCGCGGCTATAAGGATGTCAATATCACGTTCATCATGGCACTCATTTCCTATTGGGTCATCGGATTGCCTTCAGGCTATCTGTTCGCTACATTCACCGATCTTGGCGCATTCGGCTATTGGGTCGGCCTGATCGCCGGACTCACGGCAGGAGCCATCACCTTATCGATCCGCCTGTTGTTCATCCAAAAAAAACTTGCCGCTCAGTGA
- the msrB gene encoding peptide-methionine (R)-S-oxide reductase MsrB, protein MKDDLKAKLTPMQYHVTQENGTEPPFQGEFDQHFEEGIYVDIVSGKPLFSSKDKFDAHCGWPSFSKPIEDEEVKESFDTSHGMRRTEVRSATADSHLGHLFPDGPSELGGLRYCINSAALRFVPKDQLEEQGYGEYLQLFE, encoded by the coding sequence ATGAAAGACGATTTGAAAGCGAAATTGACGCCAATGCAATACCATGTCACGCAAGAAAACGGCACTGAACCGCCGTTTCAAGGCGAATTCGACCAACATTTCGAAGAAGGCATCTATGTCGATATCGTCTCCGGCAAACCTTTGTTCAGCTCGAAAGACAAATTCGATGCCCATTGCGGATGGCCAAGTTTTTCTAAGCCGATCGAAGACGAAGAAGTCAAAGAAAGCTTCGATACAAGCCATGGGATGAGACGGACGGAAGTGCGTTCTGCAACTGCCGATTCGCACCTCGGGCATCTGTTCCCGGACGGGCCATCTGAACTCGGCGGCTTGCGCTATTGCATCAACTCCGCAGCCTTGCGTTTCGTTCCGAAAGACCAATTGGAAGAGCAAGGCTATGGCGAATACCTGCAATTATTCGAATAA
- a CDS encoding CobW family GTP-binding protein: MVDVYLFSGFLGSGKTTLLKKMIMEFKEKGLKPAVFMNELGSMNFDSEEVGDGVPLKEILDGCICCSGSEKSEAQIQSLLAESEFDVLLIETTGAAHPVEALDAIFSPLFAERLNFRGIVTVADSKRFLERQQLSPQIRSLFIEQIRHADLLLTNKTDLLSESEQSQAIFEIQQINPTARIVQTVHAKVPLKLLESVNPSQRGAVEQAPVSKLNLQTKIVSFDEPVEREAFEEWLRKLPDTVYRIKGYLTLSGHSYPHSFQYAYGMVQWLPEYMKLRNQIVLIGENLEELKMP, translated from the coding sequence ATGGTAGATGTATATTTGTTCAGTGGGTTTCTCGGGAGCGGGAAAACGACCTTGCTGAAGAAGATGATCATGGAATTCAAAGAAAAGGGCTTGAAGCCGGCGGTGTTCATGAACGAACTCGGATCGATGAATTTCGATTCGGAAGAAGTGGGGGACGGGGTGCCGCTTAAAGAGATTTTGGATGGCTGCATTTGCTGCAGCGGCTCGGAGAAATCGGAAGCGCAGATCCAGTCCTTGCTTGCAGAATCGGAATTCGATGTGTTGCTGATCGAAACGACGGGAGCGGCACATCCCGTTGAAGCGCTCGACGCGATATTCTCGCCTTTATTCGCAGAGCGCTTGAACTTCCGCGGCATTGTCACCGTGGCGGACAGTAAACGCTTTTTAGAGCGCCAGCAATTGTCTCCACAAATCCGCTCGTTGTTCATCGAGCAGATCCGCCACGCCGATTTACTACTGACGAACAAAACGGATTTGCTGAGCGAATCGGAACAAAGCCAGGCGATTTTCGAGATCCAGCAAATCAATCCAACGGCGCGCATTGTCCAGACGGTGCATGCTAAAGTGCCTTTGAAATTGCTTGAATCCGTGAACCCCTCACAGCGCGGTGCTGTCGAACAGGCACCGGTGTCAAAATTGAATCTGCAGACGAAGATCGTGTCATTCGATGAGCCCGTTGAGCGGGAGGCGTTCGAGGAATGGCTGCGCAAGTTGCCGGATACGGTTTACCGCATCAAAGGCTATCTTACGCTTTCCGGCCATAGCTATCCGCATTCGTTCCAATACGCTTACGGCATGGTGCAATGGCTGCCTGAATACATGAAATTGCGCAACCAGATCGTGCTGATCGGCGAAAACCTCGAGGAGCTGAAGATGCCATGA
- the deoD gene encoding purine-nucleoside phosphorylase, which yields MSVHINAKKGDIADTILLPGDPLRAKYIAETFLEDVTLYNEVRNMFGYTGTYKGKRISVQGTGMGVPSISIYVTELMQEYDVQKLIRVGTCGSIHKDVKVRDVILAQAASTDSKMNDIIFNGISYAPIANFDLLQKAYAAGQEKGLNLRVGNVFTEDVFYNEHAEHEKWAQYGILGLEMESSALYTLAAKFGRKALSILTVSDHLLTGEVTSAEERQTTFNDMIVVALDAAIQD from the coding sequence ATGAGTGTCCACATTAATGCTAAAAAAGGCGATATCGCCGATACAATCCTGCTTCCGGGAGACCCGCTTCGCGCAAAGTACATCGCGGAGACATTCCTAGAAGACGTAACATTGTATAACGAAGTCCGCAATATGTTCGGGTATACGGGTACATACAAAGGCAAACGCATTTCCGTTCAAGGAACGGGCATGGGTGTACCATCCATCTCGATCTATGTGACGGAATTGATGCAAGAGTATGACGTGCAAAAATTGATCCGTGTCGGCACATGCGGCTCGATCCACAAAGATGTCAAAGTTCGCGACGTCATCCTTGCACAGGCAGCTTCGACAGATTCAAAAATGAACGATATCATCTTCAACGGCATCTCGTATGCGCCGATCGCCAACTTCGATCTTCTGCAAAAAGCATATGCAGCTGGCCAGGAAAAAGGCTTGAACTTGCGCGTCGGGAATGTTTTCACTGAAGACGTTTTCTACAACGAGCACGCAGAGCATGAGAAATGGGCGCAATATGGCATCCTAGGCCTTGAAATGGAGTCTTCCGCATTGTATACGCTGGCTGCGAAATTCGGCCGTAAAGCTTTGTCGATCTTGACGGTCAGCGATCATCTATTGACGGGTGAAGTGACTTCTGCAGAAGAACGCCAAACAACTTTCAATGACATGATTGTTGTGGCACTCGACGCAGCGATCCAAGACTAA
- a CDS encoding S41 family peptidase, with amino-acid sequence MDEKRPGEEQQPEEQAAEEPKAHFIRMKTFYFIMLVFSLIIATAGITVFALTFGDEKAVEVNSPERQEFQKLYSAYDQIEQEYFEEVEQEKLINGAINGMVDALGDPYSDYMDEKEAAQFMEGISSSFEGIGAEVQERNGYVTVVSPIKNSPAEKAGVLPNDQILEVDGESIQGYSTTEAVMLIRGEKGTEVTLTIQRGENADPIEITIVRDEIPIETVYAEMVNDQVAHINITSFSENTYSELQEAIAEMEEQGMEAAVLDVRQNPGGLLNTALDISNLFIEEGKEMFEVQAKGEEPEVYLATGGDKLDIPVTLLIDGGSASASEILAGAMSESADVTLVGEKTFGKGTVQTANDLSDGSNLKFTTAKWLTPDGNWIHEEGIEPDEVVPYPEYASLPFLDPSVELKDGSISEQVQTAEKMLDALGYEVGEIDGVFEEEMEQAVTEFQEANDLDADGVLTEDTTYAVMDQLREKINTEDPQLQEATKILMEQAGLTAEEAAEEEAGTEE; translated from the coding sequence ATGGACGAAAAGCGACCGGGAGAAGAACAGCAACCCGAAGAGCAGGCGGCTGAAGAACCGAAGGCCCATTTTATTCGAATGAAAACCTTCTATTTCATCATGCTCGTCTTTTCCTTGATTATTGCGACAGCGGGCATCACCGTTTTCGCATTGACCTTTGGAGATGAAAAGGCGGTGGAAGTGAACAGTCCTGAACGCCAGGAATTCCAGAAACTATATTCGGCTTATGACCAAATTGAACAGGAATATTTCGAGGAAGTGGAACAGGAAAAGTTAATCAACGGCGCCATCAATGGGATGGTGGATGCGCTGGGCGACCCTTATTCCGATTATATGGATGAGAAAGAAGCTGCCCAATTCATGGAAGGCATTTCTTCCAGTTTCGAAGGCATCGGGGCGGAAGTCCAGGAACGCAACGGTTATGTGACAGTTGTGTCGCCGATCAAGAATTCGCCGGCTGAAAAAGCGGGCGTCTTGCCGAATGACCAAATACTGGAGGTTGATGGCGAGAGCATACAAGGGTATTCCACGACCGAAGCGGTCATGTTGATCCGCGGGGAAAAAGGGACGGAAGTGACCTTGACAATCCAACGTGGAGAAAATGCAGACCCGATCGAAATCACGATCGTCCGTGACGAGATCCCGATTGAAACGGTGTATGCGGAAATGGTCAATGACCAGGTCGCCCATATCAACATTACAAGCTTCTCTGAAAATACGTACAGCGAACTGCAGGAAGCCATTGCCGAGATGGAAGAACAAGGCATGGAAGCGGCAGTGCTGGATGTCCGACAGAATCCAGGCGGCTTGTTGAATACAGCGCTCGATATTTCCAACCTTTTCATTGAAGAGGGCAAAGAAATGTTCGAAGTGCAGGCAAAAGGCGAAGAGCCGGAAGTGTATTTGGCTACAGGCGGGGACAAGTTGGATATCCCGGTCACCTTATTGATCGATGGGGGCAGCGCTTCGGCTTCTGAGATTTTGGCAGGAGCGATGAGCGAATCCGCGGATGTTACTTTGGTCGGAGAGAAAACTTTCGGCAAAGGGACCGTCCAAACGGCGAATGACCTGTCGGATGGTTCGAACCTGAAGTTTACGACCGCTAAATGGTTGACGCCAGATGGCAATTGGATCCACGAAGAAGGCATCGAGCCGGATGAAGTGGTTCCGTATCCGGAATATGCGTCCTTGCCGTTCCTTGACCCGTCAGTCGAATTGAAAGATGGCAGCATTTCCGAACAAGTGCAGACGGCAGAGAAAATGCTCGATGCACTTGGTTATGAAGTCGGCGAAATCGACGGCGTGTTCGAAGAAGAGATGGAGCAGGCCGTAACTGAATTCCAGGAAGCGAACGACCTGGATGCGGACGGTGTATTGACCGAAGACACGACGTATGCGGTCATGGACCAATTGCGTGAAAAGATCAATACGGAAGACCCGCAGCTCCAGGAAGCCACCAAGATCTTGATGGAACAGGCTGGCTTGACGGCTGAAGAGGCGGCTGAGGAAGAAGCCGGTACAGAAGAATAA
- the dapF gene encoding diaminopimelate epimerase, with protein MELLKVHGSMNTFFLYEGSDREDFPQLTKRLAALDPEIDGLLTVSPSIHADAKMRVFNTDGSEASMCGNGLRCVARFVCEREGAEQAVIETMKADLAVQKEREVDAGVKMYGVEISPVSFRLADLPMAFEDHTEWRHRALPFMDGEIPFTAVAVPNPHLIGIVGKELQKDPSHQEKWAAYFNGENPYFSDGVNLSYVTPIKQGIFVRTYERGVGFTDACGTAMTASALVSCLVGLVPFGDVSVFNPGGMVNCSVKSADGHYQLKLSGNATYLGGYRFHAGTSLAEGGLELVKPMDEQPAYERFIEKISSATAELR; from the coding sequence ATGGAATTATTGAAAGTGCATGGCTCAATGAATACATTTTTCCTTTATGAGGGAAGCGACCGCGAGGATTTTCCGCAATTGACGAAGCGACTGGCGGCACTAGATCCGGAAATAGACGGCCTGTTGACCGTCTCTCCATCCATACACGCGGATGCGAAAATGCGCGTGTTCAATACGGATGGCTCTGAAGCTTCCATGTGCGGCAACGGCTTGCGTTGTGTGGCACGCTTTGTTTGCGAGCGGGAAGGGGCCGAACAGGCAGTGATCGAAACGATGAAAGCGGATTTAGCCGTGCAAAAAGAACGGGAAGTGGATGCAGGCGTCAAAATGTATGGCGTTGAAATTTCACCTGTTTCTTTCCGGTTAGCCGATTTGCCGATGGCGTTTGAAGATCACACCGAATGGCGCCATCGAGCGCTGCCATTTATGGATGGTGAGATCCCATTTACTGCGGTTGCCGTCCCGAATCCCCATTTGATCGGGATTGTCGGCAAAGAATTGCAGAAAGACCCTTCCCACCAGGAGAAATGGGCCGCTTATTTCAATGGCGAAAACCCATATTTTTCGGATGGGGTCAATTTAAGTTATGTGACACCGATAAAGCAAGGGATTTTTGTCCGCACTTATGAGAGAGGCGTCGGCTTTACGGACGCGTGCGGTACGGCCATGACAGCCTCCGCATTGGTCAGTTGTCTTGTGGGGCTCGTGCCTTTCGGTGACGTTTCCGTTTTTAATCCAGGTGGTATGGTTAATTGTTCGGTAAAATCCGCGGACGGCCATTATCAATTGAAATTGAGCGGCAATGCGACATATCTGGGGGGGTATCGCTTCCATGCCGGCACTTCTTTGGCAGAAGGCGGGCTGGAACTGGTAAAACCGATGGATGAGCAGCCGGCTTATGAAAGATTCATTGAGAAAATCAGCAGCGCGACAGCAGAGCTGAGATAA
- a CDS encoding bifunctional diguanylate cyclase/phosphodiesterase: protein MSGPFTKEQMDMLYGKAADPVYYMQQQGNSFVYVWVNPVCKEIFGIDLTGRTVEECMPKELAIEIHKQYRIAIKRNERHRYRDYSLFSDRGTAMETELTPFSHEGQQYVLAITRDVTEQKKIEEDYLFYQSLVQNSVDPMLMISADFTILDMNPAYERTFGVKRQDWVGCNYEDIPQDKQKFFETGKLLLENSRSTHKASSIFLSRVKSDGREAKFSASYSLIKEDGIIRAFHVVFRELTNELLLKHELKRTENILESYKDALNYAALVLIWDISGMIEFANDNFKKLTGFDSSELTGMNIQTIGHAIMPKQQLAHLQSVLRKGEIWRGQVHSLKKNGQPFWVDATIIPLLDVEGQIYQVLSILFDITDRKEMEEQLHHMAYHDSLTNLPNRRMMVKHFREMAAHSSRMGEQVAVLYIDGDNFKEINDRHGHEIGDEFIHQFARALERSIRKRDVAARIGGDEFLILLPGISTIDSRNQIESIISRIHQTLKDGWMIEGRQFSPTCSIGSALYPENGSEFEELIQKADHALYEAKKRGGGIVCFHGEG from the coding sequence ATGTCCGGACCTTTTACGAAAGAGCAAATGGATATGCTGTACGGGAAAGCGGCCGACCCTGTCTATTATATGCAACAGCAGGGAAACAGCTTTGTTTATGTTTGGGTCAATCCAGTCTGCAAGGAGATCTTCGGGATCGATTTAACGGGCCGTACCGTAGAGGAGTGCATGCCGAAGGAATTGGCGATTGAAATCCATAAACAATATCGGATTGCGATCAAGCGCAATGAGCGGCATCGTTACCGGGACTATAGCCTGTTCTCCGACCGCGGCACTGCAATGGAAACCGAACTGACCCCATTCAGCCATGAAGGGCAGCAATACGTGCTGGCGATTACGAGGGATGTTACAGAACAAAAGAAAATCGAAGAGGATTATCTGTTCTATCAATCGCTTGTACAAAATTCAGTCGATCCGATGTTGATGATTTCGGCGGACTTTACCATTCTCGACATGAACCCGGCGTATGAGCGGACTTTCGGCGTGAAACGCCAGGATTGGGTGGGGTGCAATTACGAGGATATCCCGCAGGACAAGCAAAAATTCTTCGAGACAGGCAAGCTGCTTCTTGAAAACAGCCGGAGCACCCATAAAGCGAGTTCGATCTTCTTGAGCCGAGTCAAGAGCGATGGGCGGGAAGCGAAGTTCTCAGCCAGCTATTCATTGATCAAGGAAGACGGGATCATCCGGGCCTTTCATGTCGTGTTCCGTGAGCTGACGAATGAATTGTTATTGAAGCATGAACTGAAACGGACGGAGAATATTCTGGAAAGCTACAAGGATGCACTGAATTACGCAGCACTCGTACTCATCTGGGATATCTCCGGTATGATTGAATTTGCCAATGATAACTTCAAGAAGCTGACAGGGTTCGACAGCAGCGAATTGACTGGGATGAACATACAGACCATCGGCCATGCAATCATGCCCAAACAGCAGCTCGCTCATCTCCAGTCGGTCTTGAGGAAAGGCGAAATCTGGCGCGGGCAAGTGCATAGCCTGAAAAAGAATGGGCAGCCGTTCTGGGTGGATGCCACGATCATTCCGCTGTTGGATGTCGAAGGGCAGATCTATCAGGTGCTTTCCATCCTGTTCGATATCACGGACCGCAAGGAAATGGAAGAGCAATTGCATCATATGGCGTATCATGATTCATTGACGAATTTGCCGAACCGGCGAATGATGGTCAAGCATTTCCGGGAGATGGCAGCGCATAGCAGCCGGATGGGAGAGCAGGTCGCTGTCCTGTACATAGATGGCGATAATTTCAAGGAAATCAATGACCGGCACGGCCACGAAATCGGCGATGAATTCATCCACCAATTCGCCCGCGCGCTTGAACGCAGCATCCGAAAACGGGATGTAGCGGCACGTATCGGAGGGGATGAGTTCCTCATCCTGTTGCCCGGCATTTCCACCATCGACAGCCGGAACCAGATCGAGAGCATTATTTCGCGCATCCACCAGACATTGAAAGATGGATGGATGATCGAGGGCCGCCAATTCTCGCCGACTTGCTCCATCGGAAGTGCCTTGTATCCGGAGAATGGAAGTGAGTTTGAGGAGCTGATCCAAAAAGCCGACCATGCACTTTATGAAGCGAAAAAAAGGGGCGGGGGCATCGTATGTTTTCACGGTGAAGGATGA
- the msrA gene encoding peptide-methionine (S)-S-oxide reductase MsrA, translated as MKTEKATFAGGCFWCMVQPFDSLEGIEAVVSGYTGGDLPNPTYEQVCTNLTGHREAVEITFQPELYPYERLLDVYWSQIDPTDAGGQFFDRGDSYKTAIYYHTEEQRIAAEESKQQLERSGKFDKPIATDILPAKEFYPAETYHQDYYQKNPTHYNRYATGSGRKAFIQNHWGEAK; from the coding sequence ATGAAAACAGAAAAAGCGACATTTGCCGGCGGCTGTTTTTGGTGCATGGTGCAGCCGTTCGATTCACTTGAAGGAATCGAAGCAGTCGTAAGCGGTTATACCGGCGGCGATTTGCCGAATCCGACCTATGAGCAAGTCTGCACAAACCTGACAGGCCACCGGGAAGCTGTGGAGATCACGTTCCAGCCCGAGCTATACCCTTATGAGCGGCTGCTTGACGTTTATTGGTCACAGATTGACCCGACCGATGCGGGCGGCCAATTTTTCGACCGCGGCGATTCCTATAAAACAGCCATCTATTATCATACGGAAGAACAGCGGATCGCGGCTGAGGAATCCAAACAGCAATTGGAGCGGTCGGGCAAATTCGACAAGCCGATCGCAACCGATATTTTGCCGGCGAAGGAATTCTACCCGGCAGAAACCTACCACCAAGACTATTACCAGAAAAACCCAACTCATTATAACCGTTATGCGACTGGATCCGGCCGTAAGGCATTTATCCAAAATCACTGGGGGGAAGCGAAATGA